From a region of the Triticum aestivum cultivar Chinese Spring chromosome 7D, IWGSC CS RefSeq v2.1, whole genome shotgun sequence genome:
- the LOC123165646 gene encoding probable cytokinin riboside 5'-monophosphate phosphoribohydrolase LOGL5: MEAAMASSVVGSRAEFGSRLGLARPWLRPTGGRGGPHTPLSFRHLPWPTSRLVRSRAARTRGVVAAANPHQQQVGVEGIAAMEPERGSPGEVREEIARCYELVRRLGRGAVYLGSSRVPAAHPHYHQTAQLAAEIAKLLDCTTWTGAGPGLMDAAIQGALEAGKPIGGFKIGKEAGEWTASNFHPYLPSETYLTCRFFSARKHGLVDAVVRNNSTDRTAIVALPGGIGTLDELFEIMALIQLERIGSALPVPFLLMNYDSYYSKLLEFLNDCEDWGTVSPGEVASLWKICSGNHEALEYLAQFYDVPTGERNYGISSPSKEDRVPSYTVRR, encoded by the exons ATGGAAGCGGCAATGGCGAGCTCGGTGGTAGGATCGAGGGCCGAATTCGGGTCCCGCCTAGGGCTCGCGAGGCCTTGGCTCAGACCCACCGGCGGCCGCGGCGGTCCTCATACCCCTCTCTCGTTTCGCCATCTGCCATGGCCGACCTCGCGCCTCGTCCGCAGCAGAGCAGCCCGGACTCGGGGCGTCGTCGCCGCCGCAAACCCTCACCAGCAGCAGGTCGGAGTGGAAGGGATTGCGGCGATGGAGCCCGAGAGGGGCAGCCCCGGTGAG GTGAGGGAGGAGATTGCGAGGTGCTACGAGCTCGTCCGCCGCCTCGGCCGGGGCGCCGTCTACCTCGGCTCCTCCAGGGTGCCGGCCGCGCACCCCCACTACCACCAGACCGCCCAGCTCGCGGCGGAGATAGCCAAGCTGCTGGACTGCACCACATGGACGGGCGCCGGCCCCGGGCTCATGGATGCTGCTATCCAGGGCGCCCTCGAGGCAGGCAAGCCGATCGGCGGCTTCAAGATCGGCAAAGAGGCCGGTGAATGGACAGCCTCGAACTTCCACCCTTACCTGCCCTCGGAGACTTACCTCACCTGCAGGTTCTTCTCGGCAAGGAAGCATGGCTTAGTGGATGCTGTAGTACGCAACAACTCTACTGACAGAACCGCCATCGTCGCATTGCCCGGCGGCATTGGGACGCTGGATGAGCTTTTTGAGATCATGGCGCTGATTCAACTGGAGAGGATCGGATCGGCGCTACCGGTCCCGTTCTTGCTGATGAATTATGACTCTTATTACTCCAAACTGCTGGAGTTTCTGAATGACTGCGAGGACTGGGGTACAGTCTCTCCAGGGGAAGTGGCATCGCTGTGGAAGATTTGCAGTGGGAACCATGAAGCCTTGGAGTACTTGGCACAGTTCTATGATGTGCCTACTGGGGAAAGGAATTATGGCATATCATCACCGTCGAAGGAAGACAGGGTTCCTTCGTACACCGTCAGGAGATGA